CGGGTGGCGTGGCGTGGCAGCAGTCCCAGGTGTGCGCGGACGCGGGCGCGCTGATGGACAGCGTGTGGACGCCGGACGCGAAGGCGAAGCTGGAGTCCGCCTTCCGCGCCACCGGGAAGCCCTTCGCGGAAGGCATGGCCGTGCGCGCCGTGCAGGTGCTGGGGCAGTACGCGGACGCGTGGAAGCACCAGCGCGTCCAGGCGTGTGAGGACGCGCGCGTGAGCGGCGTGAAGCCGGAGGAGCAGCTGGACCGGCAGGTGGTGTGCCTGGAGCGCCGCCGCAAGGACCTGCGCGCCACGGTGGACCTGCTCGCGAGCGCGGACGCCGCCATGGTGGAGAAGTCCGTGGACATGGCGCACGCGCTGCCCGCGCTGCACGAGTGCGAGGACGTGGAGTCGCTGGCCGAACAGCAGCGCCGGCCCTCCGACCCCGCCCTGCGCGACGCCATTGAAGCGCTGGAGGACCAGCTGTCGGAGGTGCGCGCGCAGGTGGACGCGGGCCGCTACCCGGCGGCGCTCGCGGCGGTGAAGGCGTTGGAAGCGCCGGTGGAGAAGACGGGCTACCTGCCGCTGAAGGCGGAGATGCGCTTCCACCTGGGCTGGCTCCAGGAGCAGACGGGCCAGTCGCCGGAGGCCTCCCGCCTGCTGTCTCGCGCCGTGTTCGACGCGGAGGCGGGCAGGGCGGACCGGCTGAAGGTCGCCATCCTCAACAAGCTCCTCTACGTGGAGGACGGCCAGAAGCACTTCGACCCGGCCGCGAACTGGGGCGAGCTGGCGGAGGCCACCCTCCAGCGCCTGGGCGGCGAGCCCGTGCTTCAGGCCGACGTGAAGGTGAACCAGGCCAACCTCGCCATGTCCCAGGGCCACATGGAGGAGGCCCGCCAGCGGCTGACGGAGGCGAGCGCCCTCTACGACAAGGCGCTGCCGCCCGAGCACCCCAAGCGCGCGCGGGCGCTCTTCCTGCTGGGGCGGCTGGTGCTGGGCACGGGCGACGCGAAGGGGGCGGTGCCGCTGCTGGAGGCGTCGCTCGCGAAGACCGAAGCGGCCGTGGGCCCGGTGCACCCGGACGTGGCCCGCCGGCACGGCCTGTTGTCCCTGGCCCTGCGCGACGCCGGCCAGCCCGAGCGCGCCCTGCCGCACGCCCAGGCGGTGGTGGACCTCTACAAGACCCTCCACGGGGAGAAGAGCGCCCAGGTGGCGGAGGCGCTGGATGAGCTGGGCATGTGCCAGCTGGGGATGAAGCGCTACGACGACGCGCTGAAGACCTACGAGCAGGCCGTGGCCCTCAAGCGCGAGCTGCTGCCCGAGGGCGACGAGGGCCTCCAGCCGTCCTACGACGGCGTGGGCCAGGCGCTGCTGGGCCTGGGCCGGGCACGCGACTCCGTGGCGCCGCTCCAGCTGGCGGTGTCCTTCGCGTCCGCGCCCCCGGATGCGCTGGCGGAGTCCGGCTTCGCGCTGGCGCGGGCGCTGTACCAGACAGGCCAGTCGCCAGAGGCCCGGGGCGAGGCCACCCGCGCCCGCGAGCGCTTCAGCGAGTCCGGGATGGACGAGCGCGTGGGCGAGGTGGACTCGTGGCTGGAGACCCTGCCCAAGGAGCCTCCGCGCCCGCCTGCCCGAAAGCCTTCCCGGGGCCGGCGCAGGTAGGACGACACGCGCGGCTGCTGGCGACCCTGGCGGGGCGTGCTACCGTCCCGCGCCGTGTCGCTGCCACCAGACGAGGACGAGGCGCTCCTGGATGCCACGGCCACCCTGAACCGGGGCCGTGCGGGACAGGTGCGGATGGTGCTCCGGGTGCTTTCCGGCGCGGAGGCCGGCAAGTCCCATCCGCTCAAGCAGGGGACGTACGTGGTGGGCAAGAACCCCACGTGTGACATCGTCCTCACCGACAAGGCCGTCTCCCGCCAGCACCTGAAGCTGGAGGTGCACGACGAGCACGTCGTCGCCACGGACCTGGGCTCGCACAACGGCTCGTTCGTGGAGGGGCTGCGCTTCACCGCCATGGAGCTGCGCCCCGGCAGCGTCATCACCCTGGGCGCCACCGAATTGAAGCTGGTGCCGGAGGACACGCGCGAGCGCTCGCTGCCCCTGTCCTCACGCGACCGCTTCGGCGCGCTCGTGGGCCAGAGCCGCAAGATGCGCGAGGCCTTCACCGTGCTGGAGCGCCTGGCGCCCGGAGGCGCGGACGTGCTCATCCACGGCGAGACGGGCACCGGCAAGGACCTGTGCGCGGAGGCCATCCACCAGCAGAGCCCGCGCGCCAAGGGCCCCTTCGTCATCGTGGACCTGGCGGGCGTGCCCTCCACCCTCATCGAGTCCGAGCTCTTCGGCCACGTGAAGGGCTCCTTCACCGGCGCCCAGGCCGACCGCGCGGGCGCCTTCGAGCGCGCGCAGAACGGCACCGTCTTCCTGGACGAGATTGGCGAGCTGCCCCTGGAGCTGCAGCCACGCCTCTTGCGCGTGCTGGAGCGCCGGCAGGTGAAGCGCGTGGGCGGCAACGACTACTTCACGGTGAACGTGCGCGTGGTGGCCGCCTCGCACGTGAACCTGGAGCAGGCCGTCCAGCAGGGGAAGTTCCGCCGCGACCTCTTCCACCGGCTCGCCGTGCTGCGCGTGACGCTGCCCGCGCTGCGCGAGCGCCCGGAGGACATCCCGTTCCTCATCGACCACATGCTCAAGCAGATGGGCCGGCCGCCGGGAGCGCTGTCGGACCA
This DNA window, taken from Corallococcus coralloides DSM 2259, encodes the following:
- a CDS encoding serine/threonine-protein kinase, which gives rise to MTKRDTGRRNTGTGSGDSARSGAGTGRGSGYGTGPRPRRAEDVPPVPQVGRYLLLRKLGQGGMGVVYAAYDPDLDRKIALKLLHPNANHDNEEARSRLLREAQAMARVSHPNVIPVFDVGMWGDQVFVAMELVEGGTLGSWLKEAKPSWREVLERYLQAGRGLQAAHAAGLVHRDFKPANVLVSRAGRVYVTDFGLARQVGEGPEAPASPEEVQVLESSDRRMLDTTLTEAGLLVGTPNYMSPEQFRGTQLDARTDQFSFCAALYGALYGTRPFDPGSIKAYASASRSAELEATGTQSLGGTQSLNAAPAKAPAIAPPPALIREPPRDVKVPGWVRQAVLRGLALDADARFPSMQALLDALSQEQRLGQRKRWLGAAGAMATSLAVAGGVAWQQSQVCADAGALMDSVWTPDAKAKLESAFRATGKPFAEGMAVRAVQVLGQYADAWKHQRVQACEDARVSGVKPEEQLDRQVVCLERRRKDLRATVDLLASADAAMVEKSVDMAHALPALHECEDVESLAEQQRRPSDPALRDAIEALEDQLSEVRAQVDAGRYPAALAAVKALEAPVEKTGYLPLKAEMRFHLGWLQEQTGQSPEASRLLSRAVFDAEAGRADRLKVAILNKLLYVEDGQKHFDPAANWGELAEATLQRLGGEPVLQADVKVNQANLAMSQGHMEEARQRLTEASALYDKALPPEHPKRARALFLLGRLVLGTGDAKGAVPLLEASLAKTEAAVGPVHPDVARRHGLLSLALRDAGQPERALPHAQAVVDLYKTLHGEKSAQVAEALDELGMCQLGMKRYDDALKTYEQAVALKRELLPEGDEGLQPSYDGVGQALLGLGRARDSVAPLQLAVSFASAPPDALAESGFALARALYQTGQSPEARGEATRARERFSESGMDERVGEVDSWLETLPKEPPRPPARKPSRGRRR
- a CDS encoding sigma 54-interacting transcriptional regulator; its protein translation is MVLRVLSGAEAGKSHPLKQGTYVVGKNPTCDIVLTDKAVSRQHLKLEVHDEHVVATDLGSHNGSFVEGLRFTAMELRPGSVITLGATELKLVPEDTRERSLPLSSRDRFGALVGQSRKMREAFTVLERLAPGGADVLIHGETGTGKDLCAEAIHQQSPRAKGPFVIVDLAGVPSTLIESELFGHVKGSFTGAQADRAGAFERAQNGTVFLDEIGELPLELQPRLLRVLERRQVKRVGGNDYFTVNVRVVAASHVNLEQAVQQGKFRRDLFHRLAVLRVTLPALRERPEDIPFLIDHMLKQMGRPPGALSDQTRALLMQYPWPGNVRELRNVVEQVVNLGEEALPDLEAPPGADGRKGPDLDLPFKEAKEHLIEVFERDYLKNLIERCEGNISRASREADIDRVYLRKLLRKHGLDPSGDP